In Aquila chrysaetos chrysaetos chromosome 10, bAquChr1.4, whole genome shotgun sequence, the following proteins share a genomic window:
- the FAM43A gene encoding protein FAM43A, protein MLPWKRSKVELVAGEARRQSKPKGYAVSVHYSALTSLARACPESALHRVGSMFRSKRRKFRVTSEDPTYTVLYLGNATTIQSKGEGCTDLAVCKIWSKSEAGRQGTKMKLTISAQGIRMAHAEDKGLRRPGHLYLLHRVTYCVADPRLPRVFAWIYRHELKHKAVMLRCHAVLVSKPEKAKAMALLLYQTSATALAEFRRLKKRDDARHQQQQLVGEQSIPLVPLRKLLNGQCCYKPPVERSRSAPKLGSITEDLLGEEQEERAMHCDCEDILEALGEPEGELLRAGAGRGEGAELGQLLRDLGELSLGNDLRSLRADLRVRRLLSGESTGSESSLESNGPDGAAPPCNGAEQPPPGDPETG, encoded by the coding sequence ATGCTGCCCTGGAAGCGGAGCAAGGTGGAGCTGGTGGCGGGCGAGGCGCGGCGGCAGAGCAAGCCCAAGGGGTACGCGGTGAGCGTGCACTACTCGGCGCTCACCTCGCTGGCCCGCGCCTGCCCCGAGAGCGCCCTGCACCGCGTGGGCAGCATGTTCCGCTCCAAGCGGCGGAAATTCCGCGTGACCAGCGAGGACCCCACGTACACCGTGCTCTACCTGGGCAACGCCACCACCATCCAGTCCAAGGGCGAGGGCTGCACCGACCTGGCCGTCTGCAAGATCTGGAGCAAGAGCGAGGCGGGCCGGCAGGGCACCAAGATGAAACTGACCATCAGCGCGCAGGGCATCCGCATGGCCCACGCCGAGGACAAGGGGCTGCGCCGGCCCGGCCACCTCTACCTGCTGCACCGGGTCACCTACTGCGTGGCCGACCCGCGCCTGCCGCGCGTCTTCGCCTGGATCTACCGCCACGAGCTGAAGCACAAGGCGGTGATGCTGCGCTGCCACGCCGTGCTGGTCTCCAAGCCCGAGAAGGCGAAGGCCATGGCCCTGCTGCTCTACCAGACCTCGGCCACGGCGCTGGCCGAGTTCCGCCGCCTGAAGAAGCGGGACGACGCGcggcaccagcagcagcagctggtgggcGAGCAGAGCATCCCGCTGGTGCCGCTGCGCAAGCTGCTCAACGGGCAGTGCTGCTACAAGCCGCCGGTGGAGCGGAGCCGCAGCGCGCCCAAGCTGGGCTCCATCACGGAGGACCTGCTGGgcgaggagcaggaggagcgggCCATGCACTGCGACTGCGAGGACATCCTGGAGGCGCTGGGCGAGCCCGAGGGCGAGCTGCTGCGCGCCGGCGCCGGCCGCGGCGAGGGCGCGGAGCTGGGCCAGCTCCTCCGCGACCTGGGCGAGCTCAGCCTGGGCAACGACCTGCGCTCGCTGCGCGCCGACCTCCGCGTCCGCCGGCTGCTCTCCGGCGAGAGCACGGGCAGCGAGTCCTCCCTGGAGAGCAACGGCCCGGACGGCGCCGCCCCGCCCTGCAACGGCGCCGAGCAGCCGCCCCCCGGCGACCCCGAGACCGGCTGA